aagctttgtcacaataatattttttattgacgcGAACCTACAAAATGTTCCTTGTTTTTCCCATAAGCGTTTTAACCGTTGAAGAAAGCATTTCAATTTAAGTTTcaaagaaatatattattatgtcttGGTGTGCGACTGTGTGCGATGAGGAGTAGTCCGTTCTGATTTTATGCAATTTCTTATAATCtgttaaagaaattaaaattaattggtactgatttttatttttccaagcGTCGAGTGAACGTTTCATTATCTACTACGATGTACTCATAATCTCTGTAAGTGTACAGGTTTTTGCGTTTTTCTTCAGTGTCGTGGCTTCGAATCCTGGACAGCACTGGAGGTACTCGGGATATTCCAGATTCCTTTGTCAAGGCGGCATAATATGCAtcctgagaaaaaaaaagagtactTTATTCGCATCCTTATTCGTACTTTCATTCGAATGACCTTGCAACTTGGCCTAAAACACTTTGAAGCAATATGATAGAAAAacttaagaataaaataaagacgCACTATTTTTTCTTAACTAATACTAAACTCTAAACCGACAATAAAAAGAATTAATAACCCTGTGTTTATTTGCTTTTCTTATCTAACGCTGAAGGTAACTCAACTACATCCACAACATACCTCTTTGTCATCTAGAAGATGTATGTGCGACTGTGGG
This region of Choristoneura fumiferana chromosome 11, NRCan_CFum_1, whole genome shotgun sequence genomic DNA includes:
- the LOC141432711 gene encoding senecionine N-oxygenase-like, with the protein product MVNINEPTMFLIGLVEKACLVVAIDAQARYATAFIKGDFTLPSKQTMMVEWKGHADALRDEGRPQSHIHLLDDKEDAYYAALTKESGISRVPPVLSRIRSHDTEEKRKNLYTYRDYEYIVVDNETFTRRLEK